The sequence TGTCCCTTGGAATCTGAAGAAGTAGAGCACAATGTATTTGTATTCTATAGCTTGTCCTCAGAAATAGCTGATGGGAAAAAGTAGAAATACCATATAAGTTAGTAGCATATATTTGAAGTAGAGTTGCTGCATTACGTGATTAATTCTTGCTTGCAAAACTGCAAGTTTTCACGTGTTGCAAATAGTATGGGTATAGTATTATGGGCTAGATAGCGCATTGTAAGGCTGTTCTGTTTGGATAAGAGACCCTCAGCAAAAGAACAGTAGGCTTATCAAACAACGAAGAAACCAGGGCCTCTACACAAGGCCAGACTGTTTCCCTCTGTGGGTACGTTGGGATGCAACAGGCAGACATCAAGATACTGCCCTCTGTCCTTTTTCCAGGCTTATCTCTATCCAAGGACAAGCAGAAACAACGGCTGAGTGCTGAATGAGCAAATGTTACGATTTTGGAACCTATAAGTTATTTATAATTGGAATTCTCTTAATGAGCATGCATCAGCGAAGAAAGTTCATCTAAAGGGCAAGGGAGGAAGACCACTGGATGTAGTAAACGACTGTTGGTTGTACTGCCATGATGCTAAAAGGACACTGGACAGTAGAAGAGACCATGAAATAGAGGACTGGAGACCTCATAAATCACTGCCTGAAATAGGTGGGTATATGTTAATTGTCTCACCCAtaattaatgaatatgtattaTATATGGAAATGGAAGGGAATCTGAATTAGGTAACCTTTGAAGTATTTATGGTGGAAAAATTCCCAGTGCTTCACAGTGCCATaataaacatacctgctttataatcTTACGTGGGTTATCGAGCTTTATTCTGCACATCACTTTGGGTGccatcccttctttctgctgtgaaaaAGCTGCTGAGGGGCACGGCTCCCTGTCATGTCCCACTGAACCGGGGCTACCTCAGCTCAGGGCTACTGTGCAGGTTACCTGTTGTTATAACCAGGAGactttttctggagaaaaatgatACTGTGAATTAAAAAACCACTCATCCACAACTATCTTGGAGGTCATATTTTAATGACAACAGCAATTAATAGCAAAGCATTGCTACTGCCAGCCACACCAGTGGCAGCTCAGTGCAATCTCAAATCTACCACTCCCAGCAATGTGCTTCTTTGTGGGACCAGTCTGGGAATAATTTGATGGACTGTTAAAGACGAcctggagagcagtgggtgctgggACACTCAAACGTTAGGATACACACCTGGCAAAACCCACCTGCTGAGTCAACGCTCGTGGATCCATCTGCCAGCCGAGCTGGTCCTGCCCAATCAAACGTCCCAGGTACTGTAGAAGGAGATAAAGTCCCTGCAGTGTGCCTGACAAACATGCTGGGCAGGACAGCCTGGGTTGTTGCCGCCTCTGGCCAAGGCCAGCCCACCAGTAGGTCTGCTTTTGCTCATGGAACTGAGTGCCCGTGGTGGGTAATGTGGAAGGATGGGGACATCCTGTGTGCGCCTTAAGGGGACTTGATGTTGGGTGAGAACAGCCAATACTTTGAGCTGTGTGATGCTAATTGCTATACAGTATGACTTGTCACCATTACTGGGGTTGCTATTTGCCTTATCAACGGCTTTACAGCAATTTTACTCTTCCGGTGCTTCACCCCTGAAAGTGGTTTTTCTCAAATGTGTGGGCAGCCAAAAAGCAGAGATGTGAATGAGGCGTGACTGTGAACGGAGGGACATTTCCTTCTGGTAGGAGAGACCTCGTGTAAGTCTGGTAAGAAGGCTCGGACAGATTTTTTATCAGTTGAAAGCCCCCCAGTGCAATACCAAAAGTGCTGTGGGCTCCAGAATGCCCCGGTCTCTTCACTGCAGTCTCTTCctgcacagaatcatagaatcccataatggtttgggttggaagggactttgaaGATCGCCCAGTTCCAACCCCGTGCTACAGGCAGGGGCGCCTCCCAtgagaccaggttgctcacagccccatccagccaggccttgaatgcctccagggagagGACATTCACAATCCCCCCggaacctcctcttctcttggcTGAAGAGTcacaactctctcagcctgtcctcacaggggagctgctccagccctctgaccatctttgtggccctcctctgagcgtgctccaacagctccatgtcctccCAGTGTTGGGGTCCCctgacctggacacagtactccacgTTGGGTCTCtcgagagcagagcagaggggcagaaccTCCagcctcaacctgctggtcaccctTCTCTTGGTGCAACCCAcgatacagttggccttctgggcagcAAACGCACATTGCTTGCTCACGTTGAATCTTTCGTCATCCAACATGCCCgaatccttctcctcagggcgGCTCTCAAGCCATTCACTGTCCCACCCATATCTGTGCTCGGGATTGCTCCAACCCAGATGgcagaccttgcacttggccttgttgaagtTCAGGAGGCAGGCATGGCCCCatttctcaagcctgtccagttccatctggatagcatcccttccctctagcatgtcaaatgcaccactcagcttggtgtcgtctgcacACTTGCTGAACggtgctgctggctggtgtGGCCAACACCTCGTGCCACAGTGCCAGGTCCAGTGCTTTTCAAGCAGAGCCCCATGCTCCTGGCCCAAACACCAGCTCTGGtgtctgctcccagcactgctggcagcaccgCTCGCTTTGATTTTGGATCACTcaaagggatttggggtagaGCTAGGCCAGCACCAGTGGCATgtggcagaggagcaggaggagcgtGCTATTTCTGCAAGCTCCTGGCAGAGCTGTCCCTGACAGCTTTCCTTGCACGCTGTGGGGATCGGAGCCCTCCCTACGTGCACTGTGTGCTGGTGCACACGCAGCTCCTGCACTCGGTAGGAGATACAGCCcgtcttctcttctccctttatTTCTTAAGCATCCTTCCCAGCCCACTTGCCAAATGTGTGCAGTCTCAAAGGCACTGAGTGCCACCAGCAGTGCCTGTGATGGCACAGGGGATGTGGTGACACAAGTGTCATTGCTGGCATTGCCACGCCATGGGTGTGGGACGTGGCAGAAGGGACAGGTGGGGGGAGAGGACCGGGGATGCAACGCGGGGATAtgagagccagaagtgcagacCGAAGGGACATGGCAAGAGCCAGAGTGTGTCTGAGGCAAAGCTTTATTGGGAGGAATATCACAAGCAGTGTCAGCACTCCGGCATTGTTGCTGGCTTTGCGGGGCCATCCTCACTCCTCCACTGTGCGCTGGCGAGTGAAGTCGTTGTTGCCGACCCTGcggggagagagaggagatgTAAGGTGGGAAGTGCACAGCCATCGAGTCACAGCCTGGGACCGTGTGCCTCTGCCCTGGGCTCACCTGGTAGCTTTCCAGTCATCACTAATGTCATCAACTGCTAACCGTTGCAGCCATTTGGTCTTCAGGACCTCCTTTCCACCCTTGTCCACGAAGCACTGGCCCACAAAGACACTGGTGGACTCTGTTGGGAAAAGGGGCAGATGAGGGGAGTGGGGTTGTGAGCCCCACGCAGGgcagggcagtgccagcaccacGGTCCCTCTGCCCAGGGGACAACTCATCTGAGCTCTCCGTGCCCTCTGGGGacagccccagcacctcccctgcaCCCGGGGACCAGGAGGtgacagcagcccagcagctctacgggaagggatggggcagcaccgGGGGCATGGGAGGCAGGGCATTGTTGAGGGGactgcagggatgggctggAAATCATCAGGGACACCACAGTGAGGAGGAGAGACCGTCAGGGAGTCTGTAGGGAAGGGCAGGCGAGCACTGGAGACAGCGTGGGGAAGGGCAGGAAAGCAAAGGGGTTTGTCACagggaagcacagcagaggagcagggacACTGCAGGGAGGCTGGGAGAGAAGCACCTGAAAAGTTCCAATGGACAGTGAAGCCAAAGGTGGGCTGGCAGGCTCTTTTGTGTTGGATCCCAAGCAGTGGTGATCGCGTGATGTTTCCTGGATTATCTGCTACAGCTGTGATGTAGGTGCCATTGAACTCGCCATTGTCGTTCACAGCTCCGATGgtcatgatggagcccaggtcGTTGTCCCATTTCCCAGTCAGCGAGCACTGTGACGAAGAAGAAGGAGTCAGTGGCGGGCAGGAGGCAGGGGTGGGCACCAGGTGcacccactcccagccccaccccaTTACCTTTCTGGCAGAGAGGCCAGGAGCCACCAGagccaggctgagcagcagcagcagcagcagcggggaGGTTGCGTGCACCATCTCTGCAGCAGGTGGACAGCCGGGTGTGCTCCTTGCAGGACTCAcccctcctgcctgctccctcGCCTTTTATTGCTCCCGGCGCAGGCTTTTCTTCCCAGGTGTTACGCAATCTGGGTGGGTCACGTTTTCCAGTTGAACGCACAACCCCAAAATTGAAGACCAGAGACGAATATCAAACTCACCAGCAGGTGGATCGGGTCCCTAGAATTCAAGGGTTTCAGGTAGGTCTGGACTGGCAAAGTAAGGCTGAACTACTTCTAGCTTGGTGGGCTCCTGACACTTCAGGCCATCAAGGAAGGGATGCAGCATACAGATGGGCGTGAGACTGACTTCTCCATGGACACTCTTGCTCATGTTTTCTGTGAATGTGAATCAGGTGTGGCCAGTATGGAAGTGAAGTGGATAAAGCCTCTTTGGTAGAGTGGACCATAGCTGAAATCTACATATGGGGAGGTCTGGAAGGTGGATTTTATCACAGTTCCAGAAAACTGCCAAGGCAGGCACCATGCGCTTATAGTGGTGGAAGCAACGATGGGAGGGCTGGTAACGTATCCTGTGCTCCATGCCACTGTCCGAAGCACCACCCTGGGTCTTGAAAAGCAAGCCTTGTGGCAACATGGCACCCGGAAAAGAACTGAATCGGACAATGGGACTCATTTCCAAAACAAGGTCATAAAGAGCAGTGCCAGAAAGCATGGCATCCACACCACATTCCTTATCGTGTACAGCCTCTTGGAAAACGCTATGATGTGATGGACTGTTAAAGACGAcctggagagcagtgggtgctgggACACTCAAACGTTAGGATACACACCTGGCAAAACCCACGTGCTGAGTCAACGCTCGTGGATCCATCTGCCAGCCAAGCTGGTCCTGCCCAATCAAACGTCCCAGGTACTGTAGAAGGAGATAAAGGCCCTGCAGTGTGCCTGACAAACATGCTGGGCAGGACAGCCTGGGTTGTTGCCACCTCTGGCCAAGGCCAGCCCACCGGTAGGTCTGCTTTTGCTCATGGAACTGAGTGCCCGTGGTGGGTAATGTGGAAGGATGGGGACATCCTGTGTGCGCCTTAAGGGGACTTGATGTTGGGTGAGAACAGCCAATACTTTGAGCTGTGTGATGCTAATTGCTATACAGTATGACTTGTCACCATTACTGGGGTTGCTATTTGCCTTATCAATGGCTTTACAGCAATTTTACTCTTCCGGTGCTTCACCCCTGAAAGTGGTTTTTCTCAAATGTGTGGGCAGCCAAAAAGCAGAGATGTGAATGAGGCGTGACTGTGAACGGAGGGATATTTCCTTCTGGTAGGAGAGACCTCGTGTAAGTCTGGTAAGAAGGAAGAATGTTAAAACAAGCTCTCCTTATGCCTGGCCTTGTCCGTTTGTGTCCCTCAGACAGAGGGCTTCTCAACCCTTGATCAGGACTTGCTTGAatttgttcatctgtgtccctcagccagctttgagacaatgatgcaaaagaataatctcttacaccaCCCCACATTGCCACAAAACTTCCTTTTCAAGACCCAGTGGCATTGTGGGCAGTGGCATGGGCACAGGGTACGTTTCCAACCATCCATTTGTTACTTCCACTATCGTATGCATGTATGGTGGCCTGAAGTATTGAGGGCCCactgaagacagaaatagaTGATCCTTATGTTGCCAGTCCAGACCTACCTGAAACCCTTGAATTCTAGAGGCCTGATCCACCCACTGGTTGTTCGGATATTCTTCAGTGGTCCAACTGAAAAACAACCTTGTTCTCTCCCTCCGCAGCAATATCATTCCACATTGCAGCAGCCCAGATGGGTTTGCCTCTGTGCAAGGCTGTTGTTTTGCTTGCATTACTGTAGCCACTCCAAAAGGGTGTTGGTCACCATCCAGGGGTCAGTGTGGAGGTATTGCTCGGGCCACTTCTCACGTTCAACATTGTCTAAAGCCAGCTGGATTGCATTCACTTCTGCACTTTGGCTCATTTCACCTTATCTTCAGTAGTTTCTGCAACTCATAATGTAGGACTCTACATAGCAGGCCTGCATCTTCAGTGCCTCCCCACAATGAATACAGAAGCCCTCGGTGAGCACGGTGAGCAAGTCTTCTAAGACTCCAATACTTTATTATACAGTGGGGTCCCTTCAGCAtgcatctcctcctcctctggtGATATTCCCAAGTTCCAAgtgggccttggccttcctgacaCCATCCCCGCACAGCCTACCTGCATACCTACACTCTTCCGAGGAGACCTGTCCCTCATCCCTCTGCCTGTGCCTTTTCTTCTTGCCatccagtttgaccagcaggtccagGTTCAGCCATGCCAGTCTCTCACCTTCCTTTCTGACTTCCTAAATCTGGAGATGGAAAGCTCTTGTGCAAAGGAAATCTTCCTAAAAGACCTGCCAGCATAATTTTGGGGTTGTGCGCGCAACTGGAAAATGTGAATGTGGAACCACCCAGATTGCGTAACACCTGGGAAGAAAAGCCTGCGCCAGGAGGAATAAAAGGCgagggagcaggcaggaggggTGAGTCCTGCAAGGAGCACACCCGGCTGTCCACCTGCTGCAGAGATGGTGCACGCAACCtccccgctgctgctgctgctgctgctcagcctggctCTGGTGGCTCCCGGCCTCTCTGCCAGAAAGGTAAcgggatggggctgggagtgggtgCACCTGGTGCCCACCCCTGCCTCCTGCCTGCCACTGACTCCTTCTTCTTCGTCACAGTGCTCGCTGACTGGGGAATGGGACAACAACCTGGGCTCCAACATGACCATCGGAGCTGTGAACGACAATGGCGAGTTCAATGGCACCTACATCACAGCTGTAGCAGATAATCCAGGAAACATCAAGCTATCACCACTGCTTGGGATCCAACACAAAAGAGCCTGCCAGCCCACCTTTGGCTTCACTGTCCATTGGAACTTTTCAGGTGCTTCTCTCCCAGCCTCCCTGCAGTgtccctgctcctctgctgtgcttccctGTGACAAACCCCTCTGCTTTCCTGCCCTTCCCCACGCTGTCTCCAGtgctctcctgcccttccctACAGTCTCCCTGACGGTCTCTCCTCCTCGCTGTGGTGTCCCTGATGATTTCCAGCTCATCCCTGCAATCCCCTCAACAATGCCCTGCCTCCCATGCCCCcggtgctgccccatcccttcccgtagagctgctgggctgctgtcaCCTCCTGGTCCCCGGGtgcaggggaggtgctggggctgtCCCCAGAGGGCACAGAGAGCTCAGATGAGTTGTCCCCTGGGCAGAGGGACCGTGGTGCTGGCACTGTCCTGCCCTGCGTGGGGCTCACGACCCCACTCCCCTCATCTGCCCCTTTTCCCACAGAGTCCACCAGTGTCTTTGTGGGCCAGTGCTTCATAGACAGGAGCGGAAAGGAGGTCCTGAAGACCAAATGGCTGCAACGGTTAGCAGTTGATGACATTAGTGATGACTGGAAAGCTACCAGGTGAGCCCAGGGCAGAGGCACACGGTCCCGGGCTGTGACTCGATGGCTGTGCACTTCCCACCTTAcatctcctctctctccccgCAGGGTCGGCTACAACAACTTCACTCGCCAGCGCACAGTGGAGGAGTGAGGATGGCCCCGCAAAGCCAGCAACAATGCCGGAGTGCTGACACTGCTTGTGATATTCCTCCCAATAAAGCTTTGCCTCAGACACACTCTGGCTCTTGCCATGTCCCTTCGGTCTGCACTTCTGGCTCCCATATCCCCACATTGCATCCCCGGTCCTCTCCCCCCACCTGTCCCTTCTGCCACGTCCCACACCCATGGCGTGGCAATGCCAGCAATGACACTTGTGTCACCACATCCCCTGTGCCATCACAGGCACTGCTGGTGGCACTCAGTGCCTTTGAGACTGCACACATTTGGCAAGTGGGCTGGGAAGGATGCTTAAGAAGtcaaaagggaagagaagaaggggCTGTATTGCCTTCCGAGTGCAGGAGCTGCGTGTGCACCAGCACACAGTGCACGTAGGGAGGGCTCCGATCCCCACAGCGTGCAAGGAAAGCTGTCAGGGAAGGCTCTGCCAGGAGCTTGCAGAAATAGCacgctcctcctgctcctctgccacATGCCACTGGTGCTGGCCTAGCtctaccccaaatccctttgAGTGATCCAAAATCAAAGCGAGcggtgctgccagcagtgctgggagcagacaCCAGAGCTGGTGTTTGGGCCAGGAGCATGGGGCTCTGCTTGAAAAGCACTGGACCTGGCACTGTGGCACGAGGTGTTGGCCacaccagccagcagcaccGTTCAGCAAGTgtgcagacgacaccaagctgagtggtgcatttgacatgctagagggaagggatgctatccagatggagctggacaggcttgagaaatGGGGCCATGCCTGCCTCCTGAacttcaacaaggccaagtgcaaggtctgcCATCTGGGTTGGAGCAATCCCGAGCACAGATATGGGTGGGACAGTGAATGGCTTGAGAGCcgccctgaggagaaggattcGGGCATGTTGGATGACGAAAGATTCAACGTGAGCAAGCAATGTGCGTTTgctgcccagaaggccaactgtatcgCGGGTTGCACCAAGAGAagggtgaccagcaggttgaggctGGAggttctgcccctctgctctgctctcgaGAGACCCAAcgtggagtactgtgtccaggtcagGGGACCCCAACACTGggaggacatggagctgttggagcacgctcagaggagggccacaaagatggtcagagggctggagcagctcccctgtgaggacaggctgagagagttgtgACTCTTCAgccaagagaagaggaggttccGGGGGGATTGTGAATGTCctctccctggaggcattcaaggcctggctggatggggctgtgagcaacctggtctcaTGGGAGGCGCCCCTGCCTGTAGCACGGGGTTGGAACTGGGCGATCttcaaagtcccttccaacccaaaccattatgggattctatgattctgtgcagGAAGAGACTGCAGTGAAGAGACCAGGGCATTCTGGAGCCCACAGCACTTTTGGTATTGCACTGGGGGGCTTTCAACTGATAAAAAATCTGTCCGAGCCTTCTTACCAGACTTACACGAGGTCTCTCCTACCAGAAGGAAATGTCCCTCCATTCACAGTCACGCCTCATTCACATCTCTGCTTTTTGGCTGCCCACACATTTGAGAAAAACCACTTTCAGGGGTGAAGCACCGGAAGAGTAAAATTGCTGTAAAGCCATTGATAAGGCAAATAGCAACCCCAGTAATGGTGACAAGTCATACTGTATAGCAATTAGCATCACACAGCTCAAAGTATTGGCTGTTCTCACCCAACATCAAGTCCCCTTAAGGCGCACACAGGATGTCCCCATCCTTCCACATTACCCACCACGGGCACTCAGTTCCATGAGCAAAAGCAGACCTACTGGTGGGCTGGCCTTGGCCAGAGGCGGCAACAACCCAGGCTGTCCTGCCCAGCATGTTTGTCAGGCACACTGCAGGGCCTTTATCTCCT comes from Gallus gallus isolate bGalGal1 chromosome Z, bGalGal1.mat.broiler.GRCg7b, whole genome shotgun sequence and encodes:
- the LOC121108602 gene encoding avidin-related protein 1, which codes for MVHATSPLLLLLLLSLALVAPGLSARKCSLTGKWDNDLGSIMTIGAVNDNGEFNGTYITAVADNPGNITRSPLLGIQHKRACQPTFGFTVHWNFSESTSVFVGQCFVDKGGKEVLKTKWLQRLAVDDISDDWKATRVGNNDFTRQRTVEE
- the LOC427416 gene encoding avidin-related protein 3 precursor; protein product: MVHATSPLLLLLLLSLALVAPGLSARKCSLTGEWDNNLGSNMTIGAVNDNGEFNGTYITAVADNPGNIKLSPLLGIQHKRACQPTFGFTVHWNFSESTSVFVGQCFIDRSGKEVLKTKWLQRLAVDDISDDWKATRVGYNNFTRQRTVEE